Proteins found in one Miscanthus floridulus cultivar M001 chromosome 4, ASM1932011v1, whole genome shotgun sequence genomic segment:
- the LOC136552245 gene encoding auxin-responsive protein SAUR36-like, with product MNMISTKRIAQLAKKWQRMAVLGRKRLTRRTAAKEVDKCCTSVASKGHCAVYTTDGARFEMPLACLGTTVFAELLQMSKEEFGFTGSDGRITLPCDAMVMEYALCLLRRGASAELEKAFLSTMAMSCHSANHVAPYVAVCC from the coding sequence ATGAATATGATCAGCACCAAGAGGATCGCTCAGCTGGCCAAGAAGTGGCAGAGGATGGCAGTTCTTGGGAGGAAGCGCCTTACCAGGAGGACGGCAGCAAAGGAAGTAGACAAGTGCTGCACTTCTGTGGCGAGCAAGGGCCACTGCGCAGTGTACACGACTGACGGGGCACGGTTTGAGATGCCATTGGCGTGCCTCGGGACGACAGTCTTCGCGGAGCTCCTGCAGATGTCCAAGGAGGAGTTCGGCTTCACGGGCAGCGACGGCAGGATCACACTGCCCTGTGATGCCATGGTCATGGAGTACGCCTTGTGCTTGCTGAGGAGGGGCGCCTCTGCGGAGCTCGAGAAGGCATTCCTGAGCACCATGGCAATGTCGTGCCACTCTGCAAACCACGTGGCGCCGTATGTGGCAGTTTGCTGTTAG